The following proteins come from a genomic window of Vallitaleaceae bacterium 9-2:
- a CDS encoding TIM barrel protein, which yields MLDFGMPTLLELDGLEANAKFCHELGLKFVEINMNVPDFQVEALDREHLLELMEQYKIYFTFHMADNMDIANFQEEVRRVNVELVIKTLEFAESIGSPLVNMHMQKGVYFTMPTEKIYIYQKYIERYMTYVDSFGERIEKELKDKKVFLGVENTGDFDREFMRAGTLNLIERPNIVMTYDIGHDYSFGNDRGFIIEHLEKIRHMHIHDAIGIDHHLALGSGEMQLERYIGFAKNYHVRCVIEAKTIEALKKSVSELPKYM from the coding sequence ATGTTAGATTTTGGGATGCCAACGTTATTAGAATTAGATGGATTAGAAGCCAATGCGAAGTTCTGTCATGAACTTGGATTAAAGTTTGTAGAGATTAATATGAATGTTCCGGACTTTCAGGTGGAGGCTTTAGATAGAGAACATTTACTTGAATTGATGGAGCAATATAAGATTTATTTCACTTTTCATATGGCAGATAATATGGATATTGCTAATTTTCAGGAAGAGGTTCGACGCGTTAATGTGGAGCTTGTTATTAAAACCCTTGAATTTGCAGAATCTATCGGAAGTCCCCTTGTGAATATGCATATGCAAAAAGGGGTCTATTTTACTATGCCCACAGAAAAAATCTACATATATCAAAAATATATTGAGCGATATATGACGTATGTAGATAGTTTTGGAGAAAGGATTGAAAAAGAGCTTAAGGACAAGAAGGTTTTTTTAGGCGTGGAAAATACAGGGGATTTTGATCGGGAGTTTATGCGTGCAGGGACCCTTAATCTCATAGAACGCCCAAATATTGTGATGACGTATGATATTGGACATGATTATTCCTTTGGAAATGACCGTGGGTTTATTATTGAACATTTAGAAAAAATCCGACACATGCATATACACGATGCCATCGGCATAGATCATCATCTAGCCCTTGGCAGTGGGGAGATGCAGTTAGAGCGCTATATTGGATTTGCTAAAAACTATCATGTGCGATGTGTTATCGAAGCCAAGACGATTGAAGCGCTTAAAAAAAGTGTGTCAGAGTTACCTAAGTATATGTAG
- a CDS encoding extracellular solute-binding protein: MKQMKKIISVLLVLTFLTALVTGCQNTEQTGEGAAEEATTEGQTQEETTATDEAEQELEQVEITIASQFGGTNAAAPPYQAALEQFQLDNPHVKIMDSSQNPDEAWKQKIVLDFSVGNEPDVLLYFTGVDQKPIVESGKVVSIDTIRKDYPDYASNINKDPMEMVKAEDGVNYCVPVSGFYEGMFVNKDLFDEYGLELPTDWDKFMTAVETFADTDIVPISVALGNIPHYVIEHFILSAGGVEEHRVNPKTKEEIPQSWIEGLDNIKMLYDMGAFPQDTLVTEDEFTVQAFVDKKAAMVIDGSWLSGRMVDTENTVFLPFPSSTDKKDPSSVIAGFSSGFFISEKAYNDSAKQKAVVDLVSYLTSDEVIRNIVTANAGMPAASVVAEADNPLLTSMAEVTGAAKGADMPIDSRLQKPAWEIFTKGIPLVVEGKITSEELLLQVVEENNY; the protein is encoded by the coding sequence ATGAAACAGATGAAAAAAATCATTTCTGTTCTTCTAGTTCTTACATTTTTAACAGCACTGGTTACAGGGTGCCAAAATACAGAACAGACAGGAGAAGGAGCAGCAGAAGAGGCAACAACAGAGGGGCAAACACAAGAAGAGACGACTGCAACAGATGAAGCAGAGCAAGAGCTAGAGCAAGTAGAGATCACTATTGCCAGCCAATTTGGAGGAACAAATGCAGCAGCACCACCATATCAGGCAGCATTAGAACAATTTCAACTAGATAATCCACATGTAAAAATCATGGATAGTTCTCAAAATCCTGATGAAGCATGGAAACAAAAAATTGTATTGGACTTTTCCGTTGGAAATGAGCCGGATGTTCTTTTGTATTTTACTGGCGTAGACCAAAAACCAATTGTTGAAAGTGGCAAGGTTGTTTCAATTGATACGATTAGAAAAGATTATCCAGATTATGCCAGCAATATCAATAAAGACCCAATGGAAATGGTGAAGGCAGAAGATGGTGTAAATTACTGTGTACCTGTTAGTGGATTTTATGAAGGTATGTTTGTTAACAAAGATCTTTTTGATGAGTATGGATTAGAGTTACCAACAGATTGGGATAAGTTCATGACGGCAGTTGAGACATTTGCAGATACGGATATCGTACCGATTTCAGTTGCACTTGGAAATATTCCTCATTATGTCATCGAACACTTTATTCTCTCAGCAGGTGGTGTAGAAGAGCATAGAGTCAATCCTAAGACAAAAGAAGAGATTCCACAATCATGGATTGAAGGATTAGACAATATCAAAATGTTATATGACATGGGTGCGTTTCCTCAAGATACGTTAGTAACAGAAGATGAGTTTACAGTACAAGCTTTTGTAGACAAAAAAGCAGCGATGGTTATTGATGGTTCATGGTTATCTGGACGCATGGTTGATACTGAAAATACCGTGTTTTTACCTTTCCCATCATCAACAGATAAAAAAGATCCTAGCTCAGTGATTGCCGGATTTTCTTCAGGATTTTTCATCTCTGAAAAAGCCTACAATGATTCAGCAAAGCAAAAAGCTGTTGTTGACCTAGTGAGCTATCTGACTTCAGATGAAGTAATTCGCAACATCGTTACGGCTAATGCAGGAATGCCAGCGGCATCTGTTGTAGCCGAAGCTGATAATCCATTGTTAACATCAATGGCAGAAGTTACAGGTGCAGCTAAGGGTGCGGATATGCCAATTGATAGTCGACTTCAAAAACCAGCTTGGGAAATCTTTACAAAAGGTATTCCACTTGTTGTTGAAGGAAAGATAACATCAGAAGAGTTGCTTTTACAAGTGGTTGAAGAAAATAATTACTAA
- a CDS encoding family 20 glycosylhydrolase, which produces MEYALNFLPKPKEVCFSSGRLSLENFYFSSNVQVEQLITDFFTYQIKKKITKANTLDANVVFKEAQGFSKEEYALEIMPERVIISYGQKPGLYYALITLKHIIHQFKENLPCLLIKDKPDIEVRGVMLDISRDKVPTLETLQRLIDMLSDLKINHFQLYIEGFSFAYPSFRHLWEGKETPITIEELQQLEKYCSDRFIDLVGNQNCLGHMEQWLAQEEYKELAENTESVKIMGVFDSPPTTINPRNPKSLALIQQMFEDILPCFSSDYFNANLDEPIMLGTGRSNAIEEGISAEDLYLQHVGWVYDLISSYQKKMLMWGDILIKDPKLVDKLPEDITVMLWGYEQDYPFDAYAKILSQSQKDFYLCPGTNAWLSLTGRTQNMLHHIQNACDAAQKHKAKGVVVTEWGDKGHWQHLPISYPAYVYAMGLSWNLADCSEADVSKHLNTYVFKDAKQLMGDIVLDYGRYNQFEEFPMFNMTLTMSSYTFGLQQDIVQLLHDRFGILDAEQKKEPMSISIHQRLKNKKTYAYDALVAYVKKLESQLEKVDLKSDDGALIIKEYKHATKMIVLGAMIRHYTLTHTDMTYTDRRQILQSIQTMLEEVRNEFKRLWGLRNKDGGLMRSMKELDQIQMEVNDQLAQ; this is translated from the coding sequence ATGGAGTATGCACTGAATTTTTTACCGAAGCCAAAGGAAGTCTGTTTTTCCAGCGGCAGGCTATCTTTAGAGAATTTTTACTTTTCCAGTAATGTGCAGGTAGAGCAACTGATTACCGACTTTTTCACATATCAAATAAAAAAGAAAATAACGAAAGCGAACACTTTAGATGCCAATGTGGTTTTTAAGGAAGCGCAAGGGTTTTCCAAGGAAGAATATGCATTAGAGATTATGCCGGAACGAGTGATTATTTCATATGGACAAAAGCCAGGACTATATTATGCCCTTATCACATTAAAGCATATAATACATCAATTTAAAGAGAATTTACCGTGCCTTCTTATAAAAGACAAGCCGGATATAGAGGTACGGGGTGTGATGCTTGATATAAGTCGTGACAAGGTTCCAACACTTGAGACACTACAGCGTTTGATTGATATGTTAAGTGATTTAAAAATAAATCATTTTCAGTTATATATTGAAGGTTTTTCATTTGCCTACCCTTCATTTAGGCACCTATGGGAGGGGAAAGAGACGCCGATTACAATTGAGGAACTCCAACAACTGGAAAAATATTGTTCGGATAGGTTTATTGATCTTGTAGGCAATCAAAATTGCTTGGGGCATATGGAGCAATGGTTGGCACAAGAAGAGTATAAAGAGCTAGCAGAAAATACAGAATCGGTGAAGATTATGGGGGTCTTTGATTCGCCTCCGACCACAATTAATCCAAGAAATCCTAAGAGTCTAGCGTTGATTCAGCAAATGTTTGAAGATATATTGCCTTGCTTTTCATCAGATTATTTTAATGCCAATCTAGATGAACCTATTATGCTCGGTACTGGAAGAAGTAATGCCATCGAAGAAGGAATTAGTGCAGAAGACCTCTATTTGCAACATGTTGGCTGGGTCTATGACCTAATCAGTTCCTACCAAAAAAAGATGCTAATGTGGGGCGATATCCTTATAAAAGATCCTAAACTCGTAGATAAATTGCCCGAAGATATAACGGTGATGCTATGGGGATATGAACAAGACTATCCATTTGATGCATACGCTAAGATTTTAAGCCAGTCCCAAAAAGATTTTTATCTCTGTCCGGGGACGAATGCTTGGCTGAGTTTGACAGGAAGAACCCAGAATATGTTGCATCATATTCAAAATGCATGTGATGCGGCGCAAAAGCATAAGGCAAAAGGGGTTGTTGTTACAGAATGGGGAGACAAAGGGCATTGGCAACACCTTCCAATCAGTTATCCCGCATATGTATATGCTATGGGGCTAAGTTGGAATTTAGCAGATTGCAGTGAGGCAGATGTTTCGAAGCATTTAAATACCTATGTTTTTAAAGATGCCAAGCAGCTTATGGGCGACATTGTTTTAGATTATGGTCGGTACAATCAATTTGAAGAATTTCCGATGTTTAATATGACCTTAACCATGTCTTCATATACGTTTGGTTTACAACAAGATATCGTACAACTTTTGCATGATAGATTTGGAATACTTGATGCAGAACAAAAAAAAGAACCGATGTCCATATCCATTCATCAACGGTTGAAGAACAAAAAAACATATGCATATGACGCTCTTGTAGCATATGTAAAAAAATTAGAAAGTCAACTGGAGAAAGTGGATTTAAAAAGTGATGACGGAGCGTTGATTATTAAAGAGTATAAGCACGCAACGAAGATGATTGTATTAGGAGCGATGATTCGACACTATACTTTGACGCATACGGATATGACGTATACAGACAGGCGGCAGATACTGCAATCAATACAGACAATGCTTGAAGAAGTTAGGAATGAGTTTAAGCGATTATGGGGGCTACGCAATAAAGACGGTGGGCTTATGCGAAGTATGAAAGAACTTGACCAGATTCAAATGGAAGTGAATGATCAGCTCGCTCAATGA
- a CDS encoding glycosyl hydrolase family 28 protein encodes MMKKIYIDTKRPSPFGDMTYNINQLLTKERENIEIIFEQATYLFESTYAYEQYTYVTNNDHGLKKMAFPILDGQNVTIDGQGSTFVFSGRILPFFAKNIENLTIKNITIDVERPYYTQGIIQESSLEHVIITVDKERYPYMIDKGNLVFKGKHYFSDFVHEFIEFEAKEKKPIYGCEDFFVDDRVRAEELEDGRLKIYHTFHRKPMVGKVLVIKHEKRLIPAIVCDHCKQVMLENVTIRQAGTMGFVAQYCEDVYLNKVIVATDEDSERVVSTNTDATHFVGCKGTVRVENSLFESQLDDAINVHGNYLIMERQVSDNQVLAKIGHYQQQGIFGLDEQTTIQIVDVETMLPVAQTHLQAKKIINREYVLLIFEDALDLDAGKGYCIEDVERYPEVIFRNNTVWKNRARGLLLTSRQKILVEYNTIISESAAIKISGDTNLWYEAGPTSIVKIRRNTIKSVNNNPIWGTGLFDIDPEMSRHIQDKFYHKHIVIADNAIDPGERPVVYGQSIAHLEFVNNKFDVEVQSEELKLNHCGQVTINKVPFIVG; translated from the coding sequence ATGATGAAAAAAATATATATTGATACGAAGCGCCCATCACCATTTGGAGATATGACGTATAACATCAATCAATTGCTGACAAAAGAGCGAGAAAATATTGAAATAATTTTTGAGCAAGCGACCTATCTTTTTGAAAGCACATATGCCTATGAACAGTATACCTATGTAACGAACAATGATCATGGGCTTAAAAAAATGGCGTTTCCAATCTTGGATGGACAAAATGTGACAATTGATGGACAAGGATCTACGTTTGTCTTTTCTGGAAGAATCCTGCCTTTTTTTGCGAAAAACATTGAGAATTTAACAATCAAAAACATCACAATTGATGTTGAACGACCATACTATACACAAGGAATCATACAGGAGTCCTCTTTAGAGCATGTAATTATTACAGTGGATAAGGAGCGTTATCCCTACATGATAGATAAGGGAAACTTGGTTTTTAAAGGAAAGCATTATTTCAGTGATTTTGTCCATGAGTTCATTGAGTTTGAGGCAAAAGAGAAAAAACCCATTTATGGGTGTGAGGATTTTTTTGTGGATGATCGAGTGCGTGCAGAGGAACTTGAGGATGGGCGCCTTAAGATTTATCATACATTCCATCGAAAACCAATGGTTGGAAAAGTTCTTGTGATTAAACATGAAAAGCGGCTAATTCCAGCGATTGTGTGCGATCATTGCAAACAGGTTATGCTTGAAAATGTAACGATTCGTCAAGCAGGAACTATGGGCTTTGTCGCACAATATTGTGAAGATGTGTATCTGAATAAAGTGATTGTTGCAACGGATGAAGACTCAGAACGTGTGGTTTCAACCAATACAGATGCGACACACTTTGTAGGGTGCAAAGGAACTGTACGCGTGGAAAACAGCTTATTTGAAAGTCAGTTGGATGATGCCATCAATGTGCATGGAAACTACTTGATTATGGAGCGGCAAGTTAGCGATAATCAAGTCCTAGCCAAGATTGGTCATTATCAGCAGCAGGGAATTTTTGGTTTGGATGAACAGACGACTATCCAGATTGTTGATGTCGAGACGATGCTTCCAGTGGCGCAGACACACTTACAAGCCAAGAAGATTATCAACCGAGAGTATGTGTTGTTAATATTTGAGGATGCACTGGATTTGGATGCAGGCAAGGGCTATTGTATTGAAGATGTAGAGCGCTATCCAGAGGTGATATTTAGAAATAACACGGTATGGAAAAATCGTGCGCGTGGATTGCTATTGACCTCACGACAAAAGATTTTGGTTGAGTACAATACGATTATTTCTGAATCAGCAGCAATTAAAATAAGTGGCGATACTAATCTTTGGTATGAAGCCGGACCGACCAGTATTGTGAAGATTCGTCGGAACACGATAAAAAGCGTTAACAATAATCCTATCTGGGGAACAGGATTATTTGATATTGACCCTGAAATGTCAAGGCATATTCAAGACAAGTTTTATCATAAGCACATAGTCATTGCAGATAATGCCATTGATCCAGGAGAGCGTCCAGTAGTCTATGGACAAAGTATTGCACATTTAGAATTTGTTAACAATAAGTTTGATGTTGAGGTGCAATCAGAAGAGCTTAAACTGAACCATTGTGGGCAAGTGACGATCAACAAAGTGCCATTTATCGTGGGTTAA
- a CDS encoding histidine kinase, with translation MKSKIGMRIFVYMFCVAIVPMALLFGYISSNYYDNLEENIYYENTLLQQSSVNELDATLNKIEFTSNVCFDLGIQDILSKDIQNALENYTYLQQIERIFRVNLELFKVFDVLDAVKIENSFGNSYIIQQENDVTYSFPELEIEKDMLKQRYKNFDIITTDTGAFVYVRLISGIRDVGTDLGIVSILFEKDKLLESFEGYTHGNRGYLTIENEVGNVIYTSVPKEISQQTLSSTMRRSEFSLENSKFKVIYYDNVNLLLSPVRELQKITLILMGVSILVVVILGFVLASNLTISIRQLKRGISKVADGNYDVNIKIKRKDELGELCDTFNLMANRMDVLINEVLTSKLTEKEAVISALTAQINPHFLYNTLDMVKSMAEIEGQDEIGEIAKALSGIFRYSTKNDVLVVPVQEEIKNLKNYIKIIDARFDKKIRFQLDVDEDVLYCEMIKLCLQPLVENSINHGLSHRGNEGEIHVAITKQGTHLIIKVEDNGEGIEPIQLQNLQEELEDYTKKKNTKEDNRHTSIGLQNIHRRIRLYYGEEYGLHIESQYLEGTSVMIRMPL, from the coding sequence ATGAAAAGTAAAATTGGTATGCGAATTTTTGTGTATATGTTCTGTGTAGCGATTGTCCCGATGGCGTTATTGTTTGGATATATTTCATCCAACTACTATGATAATCTTGAAGAAAACATATATTATGAAAACACATTATTGCAGCAAAGCAGTGTAAATGAACTGGATGCTACACTTAATAAAATCGAGTTTACATCGAATGTGTGCTTTGACTTAGGGATTCAAGATATTCTATCCAAGGACATTCAAAATGCCTTGGAAAATTATACATACTTACAGCAAATAGAACGGATTTTCCGGGTAAACCTTGAGCTTTTTAAAGTCTTTGATGTTCTTGATGCTGTAAAAATAGAGAATAGCTTTGGTAATTCCTATATTATTCAGCAAGAAAATGATGTGACCTATAGTTTTCCGGAGCTAGAGATTGAAAAAGATATGCTAAAACAAAGATATAAAAACTTTGATATCATCACAACGGATACAGGGGCATTCGTCTATGTTCGATTAATTTCTGGGATACGCGATGTTGGGACGGATTTGGGCATCGTGTCAATTTTATTTGAAAAAGATAAACTTTTGGAATCCTTTGAAGGCTACACCCACGGCAATCGTGGCTACCTGACCATTGAAAATGAAGTGGGTAATGTCATCTATACCAGCGTACCAAAGGAAATATCACAACAAACCTTATCCAGTACAATGCGACGTAGTGAGTTTTCTCTTGAGAATTCCAAATTTAAAGTGATTTATTATGATAATGTCAATCTACTTTTAAGCCCTGTACGAGAATTACAAAAAATTACGTTGATACTTATGGGTGTTAGTATTTTGGTCGTGGTGATATTGGGCTTTGTACTGGCGAGCAATTTAACGATTTCTATTCGACAGTTAAAGCGAGGGATAAGTAAGGTCGCTGATGGGAACTATGATGTCAATATTAAAATTAAAAGAAAAGATGAACTGGGCGAGTTATGTGACACATTTAACTTAATGGCTAATCGTATGGATGTCTTGATTAATGAAGTCCTGACTTCAAAGCTTACAGAAAAAGAAGCGGTTATATCAGCACTGACAGCACAGATTAATCCGCATTTTTTATATAATACGCTGGATATGGTCAAAAGTATGGCTGAAATCGAAGGACAAGATGAGATTGGAGAGATTGCAAAAGCCTTATCAGGTATTTTTCGATACAGTACAAAAAACGATGTGCTTGTTGTTCCGGTTCAAGAAGAAATCAAGAATTTAAAAAATTACATAAAAATTATTGATGCACGATTCGATAAGAAAATACGCTTTCAACTAGACGTTGATGAGGATGTGCTTTATTGTGAGATGATTAAACTTTGCCTTCAGCCTTTGGTGGAAAACTCCATCAACCATGGATTGTCTCATCGAGGAAATGAAGGAGAGATTCACGTGGCAATCACTAAACAAGGGACACATTTAATCATCAAAGTTGAAGACAATGGAGAAGGAATTGAACCAATCCAGTTACAAAACCTTCAAGAAGAACTCGAAGATTATACGAAAAAGAAAAACACAAAAGAGGATAATCGCCATACGAGTATAGGCCTTCAAAATATTCATCGGCGCATTCGCTTGTATTATGGCGAAGAATATGGACTACATATTGAAAGCCAGTATTTGGAAGGAACGTCAGTAATGATTCGAATGCCTCTGTAG
- a CDS encoding sugar ABC transporter permease: MIYKNKKMIFLFLFPAMMYISLFLLYPFLRNIFNSFFEITAWGSMGRFVGWDNYKTMLSDPFPLNSPLFWEALRNTLVLMLWTLVFQVGLGLILALLVESIGFGKKFFQTVYFFPIVISATALGLLCKLIFDFNGGMLNQVLESLGRDPVLWLGTKHALKMISVPIIWQYVGFYFVIIFTGIQRIPNSLYESAELEGVTGFKKAIYITIPLIWDVIQVCIVLAITGTIKVFDLVWIISGGREGTEVLGTYMYKQTFEAAKIGYGSAIAVMIVIVGIVISLTVNKLLSRESITY; this comes from the coding sequence ATGATTTATAAAAATAAGAAGATGATATTTTTATTCTTATTTCCGGCTATGATGTATATTTCCTTATTCTTACTCTATCCATTTTTAAGAAATATATTTAATAGTTTCTTTGAAATAACAGCGTGGGGATCTATGGGGCGCTTTGTCGGATGGGATAATTATAAAACGATGTTAAGTGATCCCTTTCCACTCAATTCTCCCTTGTTTTGGGAAGCACTTAGAAATACATTGGTGCTTATGTTATGGACACTGGTATTTCAAGTTGGACTAGGATTAATTCTTGCATTACTAGTAGAATCCATAGGTTTTGGAAAAAAATTCTTTCAAACAGTTTATTTTTTTCCGATAGTTATCTCGGCTACAGCATTAGGATTATTATGTAAACTCATTTTTGATTTTAATGGTGGAATGCTTAACCAAGTGTTAGAAAGCTTAGGGCGTGACCCGGTTCTTTGGTTAGGGACCAAGCATGCGTTGAAAATGATTAGTGTTCCGATTATCTGGCAATATGTTGGATTCTACTTTGTTATTATCTTTACCGGTATACAGCGTATCCCCAATTCACTATATGAATCGGCTGAACTTGAAGGTGTGACAGGCTTTAAAAAAGCAATTTACATTACAATTCCACTTATATGGGATGTGATTCAAGTGTGTATAGTGCTTGCGATTACAGGGACAATCAAAGTGTTTGACTTGGTTTGGATTATATCAGGAGGAAGAGAAGGAACAGAAGTATTAGGAACATATATGTATAAACAGACTTTTGAAGCGGCAAAGATCGGATATGGATCAGCGATTGCGGTCATGATTGTTATTGTTGGGATTGTCATATCGCTAACGGTTAATAAGTTGCTAAGTCGAGAAAGCATCACCTATTAA
- a CDS encoding carbohydrate ABC transporter permease — MARQNTDISVFARYVTKALIYFFLCSWAFTTLYLLFWVVNNSFKTSALVFSDSFSLAKSFDVSNYITAFSRLNIGRAYFNSIFISCCVVIGVIVFGGMSAYIMARYEFRMKKLIHAILVSSLLFPVYCTIVPVFEMLFKMKLINNYFGVILPQTAGNMAFAIIVLTSFMKTIPIEMEEAAYVEGYSTWQIFVKIILPLSKSSFATVGIFTFLWSYNDLFTSLIILRDPTYFPISNLLNEISSKYGTDYGLMAASVTLVIIPVLIVYLIGQKQIVKGLTAGAVKG; from the coding sequence GTGGCTAGACAAAATACGGACATAAGCGTTTTTGCACGCTATGTAACCAAAGCATTAATATATTTCTTTTTATGTAGCTGGGCATTTACGACATTGTATTTATTGTTTTGGGTTGTAAATAACTCGTTTAAAACCTCGGCTTTAGTATTTTCCGATTCATTTAGCTTAGCAAAAAGTTTTGATGTATCTAATTATATTACAGCATTTAGTCGACTCAACATTGGCAGAGCATATTTTAATAGCATTTTTATCTCATGCTGTGTGGTGATTGGTGTTATAGTGTTTGGGGGTATGTCGGCATACATTATGGCACGATATGAGTTTAGAATGAAGAAATTAATACATGCAATATTAGTATCAAGTTTGTTGTTTCCTGTATATTGCACCATTGTTCCTGTTTTTGAGATGCTTTTTAAAATGAAGTTAATCAACAACTACTTTGGTGTTATATTACCACAGACTGCAGGAAATATGGCTTTTGCTATCATTGTTTTAACAAGTTTTATGAAAACAATTCCTATTGAAATGGAAGAGGCAGCCTATGTCGAAGGATATAGTACTTGGCAGATTTTTGTTAAGATTATTCTTCCTCTGTCAAAGTCTTCATTTGCAACCGTCGGGATTTTTACGTTTTTATGGTCATACAATGATTTATTTACATCCCTTATCATATTAAGAGATCCTACATATTTTCCAATTAGCAACCTGCTTAATGAAATAAGTAGTAAATATGGAACAGATTATGGATTAATGGCAGCATCAGTGACACTGGTGATTATACCGGTACTGATTGTATATCTTATAGGACAAAAACAAATCGTTAAAGGATTAACTGCGGGAGCGGTAAAAGGATAA
- a CDS encoding sulfatase-like hydrolase/transferase, producing the protein MKKKPNILFIMTDEQKFDAIGYRNPEVITPHLDALAKQSINFSNAYTTNPSCIPARAAIFTGRYPSQNGASGYMTPLNENETTFMKLLQDGGYHTAVVGKQHFWKSAVDRGYDYEDIVDEHEPPEVIFDQITDDYFGLPAHRTTADRVSSYVQFLYDSGFTRGEQLYREVNAKGIYEFFGDEKYYVDSYVGDRGLEWIEEKRPTDQPWFMTLSFPGPHMPFDGLGLPDDALYEDMDMSLPTTSVQDLFTKPPHFLDIVKKYGKVDLENQTSPDGFTDEELRLLKRAYYANMTLIDRKIGAVIEKLKALDLYDDTLILFTSDHGDFLGDFGVASKAQYCSEALLRIPFLMKPPIKDFAGYEEKSFISSVEIAATCLKAAEIPIPKNISTRSLTSFYTEPQTVKRWSRIYLEARDIRSIRDERFKFVYYMNRSYGELYDLAIDPEEKYNLWDNGRYSKVKKEMRLKLMDKLIELGENSHIPWHVEAPSI; encoded by the coding sequence ATGAAGAAGAAACCGAATATATTGTTTATTATGACAGATGAGCAAAAATTTGATGCCATCGGCTATAGAAACCCAGAAGTTATTACCCCCCACTTAGATGCACTCGCAAAACAGTCAATTAATTTTTCGAATGCATATACGACAAACCCTTCCTGTATTCCGGCAAGAGCAGCTATTTTTACAGGCAGATATCCATCCCAAAATGGAGCTTCTGGTTATATGACGCCCTTAAATGAAAATGAGACGACATTTATGAAGTTGCTTCAAGACGGTGGATATCATACAGCAGTAGTTGGGAAACAGCACTTTTGGAAGTCAGCTGTGGATAGAGGCTATGATTATGAAGATATTGTTGATGAACATGAACCGCCAGAGGTGATTTTTGACCAAATTACAGACGATTATTTTGGATTGCCGGCACATCGGACAACGGCAGATCGAGTGTCTAGCTATGTGCAATTTTTATATGATAGTGGTTTTACTCGAGGTGAACAATTATATCGTGAGGTGAACGCCAAGGGAATCTATGAATTTTTTGGTGATGAAAAATATTATGTGGATAGCTATGTCGGTGATAGAGGCCTTGAATGGATTGAAGAAAAACGTCCAACGGATCAACCTTGGTTTATGACCCTATCATTTCCAGGTCCCCATATGCCCTTTGATGGTCTGGGATTACCCGATGATGCCCTTTATGAAGACATGGACATGTCTTTACCGACTACGTCGGTTCAAGACCTTTTTACTAAGCCGCCTCATTTTTTAGATATTGTAAAAAAATATGGAAAAGTTGATTTGGAAAACCAGACATCTCCGGATGGCTTTACAGATGAAGAACTACGCTTACTCAAACGTGCCTACTATGCCAATATGACGTTGATTGACCGGAAAATAGGCGCGGTGATTGAGAAACTAAAAGCTCTGGACTTATATGACGATACACTCATTCTCTTTACATCAGACCATGGAGATTTTCTTGGAGACTTTGGAGTGGCAAGTAAAGCTCAGTATTGTTCAGAAGCGTTGCTTCGTATTCCGTTCTTAATGAAACCTCCGATAAAAGACTTTGCCGGATATGAAGAAAAGTCCTTTATCAGCTCTGTAGAGATTGCGGCAACGTGCCTTAAAGCGGCAGAAATTCCTATTCCTAAAAATATTTCAACACGTAGTCTTACATCTTTTTATACAGAGCCCCAAACAGTTAAGCGGTGGTCAAGAATCTATCTTGAAGCGAGGGATATTCGAAGTATCCGTGATGAACGATTCAAATTCGTCTATTATATGAACCGCTCTTACGGAGAACTGTATGATTTGGCGATTGATCCAGAGGAAAAATATAATCTGTGGGACAATGGGAGATATTCAAAGGTAAAAAAAGAGATGCGATTAAAATTAATGGATAAGTTGATTGAACTTGGTGAAAACAGTCATATACCATGGCATGTTGAAGCGCCAAGCATATAG